Proteins from a genomic interval of Debaryomyces hansenii CBS767 chromosome E complete sequence:
- a CDS encoding DEHA2E19096p (Debaryomyces hansenii Mating-type protein ALPHA1 (MATalpha1 protein)) — translation MTSEVAKVIPKRFTSRFTVSKTGKRSNSNIKNEAIDIGRQRKVKSMQVVFFTELPSLPTPSIDLQEILIRFNQATRNCAGDSSWGSQLFDMKVPTRKSRIRCKKTRCLNGFMAFRSFYSRSIYNVEHQRELSTLLGKLWKNEPNKAIWNRYAIEYNSQAINQDFVDWLFKALGLEVETFPIPYTSTVRNESWTFSSRNNENAVEDIYYIGTV, via the coding sequence ATGACTAGTGAGGTAGCGAAGGTTATTCCTAAAAGGTTTACATCGAGGTTTACTGTATCCAAAACAGGGAAAAGAAGTAACAGcaatattaaaaatgagGCTATAGATATAGGACGGCAAAGAAAAGTGAAGTCGATGCAGGTGGTTTTTTTCACAGAGCTTCCGTCCTTACCAACCCCATCAATAGATCTTCAAGAGATTTTAATCAGGTTCAACCAAGCCACGAGAAACTGCGCCGGTGATAGTTCATGGGGATCTCAATTATTTGACATGAAGGTGCCGACCCGGAAGAGTAGAATCAGGTGCAAAAAGACCAGGTGTCTTAATGGGTTTATGGCATTCAGATCCTTCTACAGTCGATCCATTTATAACGTAGAGCACCAAAGGGAGCTCTCGACTTTACTTGGAAAGCTATGGAAAAATGAGCCTAATAAGGCAATTTGGAATAGATATGCAATAGAATATAACTCGCAAGCGATCAACCAAGATTTTGTGGATTGGCTTTTCAAGGCCTTGGGTTTGGAGGTGGAGACATTTCCAATCCCATATACTAGCACAGTTAGGAATGAAAGTTGGACATTTTCCTCTcgaaataatgaaaatgcCGTTGAGGATATCTATTATATTGGTACTGTGTGA
- a CDS encoding DEHA2E19118p (weakly similar to uniprot|P01366 Saccharomyces cerevisiae YCR097W Mating-type protein a1 (MATa1 protein)), giving the protein MEGYTKSHDVVVEVPENENIKAYTTRVESGHISEPSSSNGSNLTLNVKNEYENISSDGKVIDRYQLLKEKGYSHGFLLEEASISVTCETPDPHLQQQRKVSRFGREVHENTNVFPNKKGSYKCDSEASNRFLENVFKTNSYPTSKERHIIAKKCGLSPTQVGAWFTNRRNVSE; this is encoded by the exons ATGGAGGGATATACAAAGTCTCATGATGTTGTGGTAGAGGTCCCAGAGAACGAGAACATCAAGGCATATACAACTAGGGTGGAGTCAGGACATATCTCGGAG CCTAGCAGTAGTAATGGTAGCAACTTGACTCTAAATgttaaaaatgaatacGAAAATATATCCAGTGATGGCAAGGTTATAGATAgatatcaattattaaaagaaaagGGCTATTCTCACGGATTTCTCTTAGAGGAAGCATCGATTTCGGTGACCTGTGAGACTCCAGACCCTCATTTACAGCAACAACGAAAGGTGTCTAGGTTTGGCCGTGAGGTCCACGAAAATACGAATGTGTTTCCAAATAAAAAGGGAAGCTACAAATGTGATTCAGAAGCATCAAACAGGTTCCTAGAGAATGTTTTTAAGACTAATTCATACCCTACGAGCAAAGAACGACAtattattgcaaaaaagTGCGGATTAAGTCCAACTCAAGTGGGTGCATGG TTTACAAATAGAAGAAACGTCTCAGAATGA
- a CDS encoding DEHA2E19140p (weakly similar to uniprot|Q71U11 Candida albicans Mating-type protein a2 (MTLa2 protein)): protein MSLSPDKIFTFCFKLPRRIDIPVESNQPTTKKNFKIKELTTTNSYPSISINIKQYVSFTSEKYIEASRKPTAKDKKTAITRGSFRTRNKFIIARNLLCRLVKHEKALSSTEISKVVSLVWKESNKSLHDYFEYLSLLETYWYDKLMSSYGNSTLQATATAAVSIRLSSVPYENLCASCYNKHKQKKTLNYDYSKSAKFRVHKDFKEKKKTFLTIKDHSKKLEKLSDAFRINQCTITTNFGIVTEDMFFNSL from the exons ATGTCATTATCGCCTGACAAAATCTTCACATTTTGCTTCAAACTCCCTAGGAGAATAGATATACCCGTTGAATCAAATCAGCCTacaacaaagaaaaatttcaagataaaAGAATTGACGACAACTAATTCATACCCTTCtatatctataaatattaaGCAGTATGTTCTGTTCACCAGTGAGAAGTATATTGAAGCTTCAAGGAAACCTACTGCAAAAGATAAGAAGACAGCCATTACCAGAGGAAGCTTTCGTACAAGGAACAAGTTCATTATCGCCAGAAACCTTCTATGTCGATTAGTAAAGCATGAGAAGGCCTTGAGTAGTAcagaaatttcaaaagttGTTTCTTTA GTCTGGAAGGAAAGTAACAAGTCGTTACATGACTACTTTGAATACCTTTCCCTTTTGGAGACTTATTGGTATGATAAGCTAATGCTGAGTTATGGTAACTCAACTCTACAAGCAACCGCAACTGCAGCAGTCAGCATAAGACTAAGCTCGGTACCCTACGAAAATTTGTGCGCTAGTTGCTATAATAAGCATAAGCAAAAGAAAACTTTGAATTACGATTACTCCAAGTCAGCAAAGTTTCGGGTGCATAAGGATTTtaaggaaaagaagaagactttCTTGACGATTAAAGACCACTCGAAAAAGCTTGAAAAACTCCTGGATGCCTTCAGGATTAATCAATGTACCATTACTAcaaattttggaattgtcACTGAAGAtatgtttttcaattcGCTTTAA
- a CDS encoding DEHA2E19162p (no similarity), with protein MMARFIEFLEGTVFRLKSRQDLIGRFQNESFCELETINHTKLKRVRSISCWRPYVLWINGGYKVLRCTVRN; from the coding sequence ATGATGGCCAGattcattgaattcttGGAAGGTACCGTTTTTAGATTAAAATCGAGACAAGATCTTATAGGAAGGTTTCaaaatgaatcattttGTGAATTAGAAACAATAAATCATACGAAATTGAAGAGAGTCAGGTCGATATCATGTTGGAGACCATACGTTTTATGGATAAATGGGGGCTATAAGGTTCTCCGTTGCACAGTGAGAAACTAG
- a CDS encoding DEHA2E19184p (similar to uniprot|P08964 Saccharomyces cerevisiae YHR023W MYO1 Type II myosin heavy chain required for wild-type cytokinesis and cell separation): MSTEDDGFNSKNWVWVPDDSNFFSKGYITDYLQDGNCKVTVIDGNHETNKIVKSDTLENCNPTKFNKCDDMAELTHLNEPSVVYNLYLRYNDDLIYTYSGLFLVAINPYKSLPIYEKRVLKKFHNHEYERPPPHIFATAEGTYRNLLSNHKDQSILVTGESGAGKTENTKKIIQYLSSITSMDNTRHDNHTIDTKILQANPILESFGNAKTIKNNNSSRFGKFIKIYFTSEGIINGANIDYYLLEKSRVVSQSEEERNYHIFYQFIKGFEKSKLKSFGLANDVKSYNYLSGSKIDIPNTDDAKDFNFLVDAFTTMGFTEAEVSNILSILAIILHLGNLEFNSWKAEQASFKSDAPIDIIINLLGISRQDFLDNILRPKVKAGREFVQKSKKAPEVKYAVDALAKHLYERVFQYIIERINDNLKNETYQGVLNFIGVLDIAGFEIFKQNSFEQLCINYTNEKLQQYFNHHSFILEQSEYLREDIQWEFIDFGQDLQPTIDLIETKNPMGVLEILNEECMVPKANDRTFIEKLAANWGKGQSSKFQQNKLKNGFIIHHYAGKVEYNVDNWLQKNNDPVNENVLKLLPFSENQFVKDLFMNDEHLIQNNNKRKLKTTSQKHKEQLSSLMDQLSRTEPHFVRCILPNLEKKPNKLDKNLVLHQLRCNGVLEGIRITRAGYPNRMTFDDFCSRYSILNKKEVFTKNTKTNSELILKHIHLDVDSYKVGITKIFFKNGILGKLEELRDLSLKSTFTDLQSLIRGNSTRTSMKSKISEIQSSQLIARTFRTMNESLTSSPWMDLFIHIKPLLEDSVKVLDSKEMNENLKKANTKLEDTIKSKEKLESENERLRDQMNKLENEIIATTSMVKERDSLVEKLKIFEKEGLKNISDLKDKIGKAKQENSKLSDDKSVLEKKLTESFNKIKQNESHVNELNDKHSNISSKVAELESIITLHEEEKQKHTNLIANLEKEHSSTRELSDSETKKLRESNQQLKSELESMELKHGELVPKHENLTKELVSLKDSIAIDKNSGTEKEEEINALRYNVEASEKQIMELKNSLSEEKMYSDKIKSELAQATRDLKLNEDKYKKLEKESNQLKQELMSSNDTERNLKQKHAKELIGLQDVALLKEKLATASNENVSITKSLESLKTNYETSKKANTEYSNQIATLKHKLTELEDVTKENEKEKENFPPEPSFKGDYANMKLKLNEHSAMLRKEKFENKKLSEELNILKTRKSFEESRNEATLNRRSLAIGEGISLGSGVDNLNEEIEGLKLKLEQEEANSQRAENYAIELQKKLNKLQSTRGINSWTDYEKKYRDSQVRVTELEKKFQDILTTDETVSIPSPLSKSENLSRSSMTLSSSNQDFVKIYQDITRTLKSTREELTVAKSEILRLKSLLRESEDELYDAKRSSFRSSVSNYEEELAQLKVRSDSLYSQNSEINRSLELYKKRSDEYYRKLELAESAVQISKRHEQAASRELIEIKNQLKLTREESRASQIMIKEIRNENSSLEERINDKNFELQKLQNRMSVVNDKLNYHNKNYGNKELNEKYKEEIRNLHKDLNFKMETETNLVKENKKLQLDYEDLIAEKDSLDKELAMKLAKLSEFEYLSSDLSKKLRVLDNEKVIHERKINNLSKQVTSLKELVTETTSQRDELLETKETLEEQIIQLNQKLDDNAAQIQQYESDMNILRDHLENQREASTTMRSELNESKILSRGDIQDYQRVKKEVLVTTEENDSLKKVNKELNNKVHILEEKLYGNEQLKYWEAKVNDLSRDLDISHNDNYNASKTIKSLERELKKLEIRVDNESQLTKKYNDENFDYQNKVSHYKSTIDILHNEGMEKDLLLKASERENLEMKENMLMLEREVLSLKEKFGINV, encoded by the coding sequence ATGTCTACAGAGGACGATGGGTTCAACTCGAAGAACTGGGTTTGGGTTCCAGATgattctaattttttttctaaaGGATATATAACCGACTATTTACAAGACGGTAATTGTAAAGTGACTGTAATCGATGGAAATCATgaaacaaacaaaataGTCAAAAGTGATACGCTTGAAAACTGTAATCCCactaaatttaataagtGTGATGATATGGCTGAGTTGACACATTTGAACGAGCCGTCTGTcgtttataatttatatttgagATACaatgatgatttgattTACACGTACTCCGGTTTATTCTTAGTTGCGATAAATCCATACAAATCTTTACCTATTTATGAAAAGAGggttttgaaaaagtttcaTAATCATGAATATGAAAGGCCTCCTCCTCATATTTTCGCTACCGCTGAAGGTACTTATAGGAACCTTTTGAGTAATCATAAAGACCAGTCGATACTAGTTACTGGAGAGAGTGGTGCAGGTAAGACCGAAAATACCAAGAAGATTATTCAGTATTTGTCATCAATCACAAGCATGGACAATACGAGGCACGATAATCATACTATTGATACAAAGATCCTTCAAGCTAATCCGATTTTAGAAAGTTTTGGTAACGCAAAGACCATCAAAAATAACAACTCATcaagatttggaaaatttatcaaaatctaCTTTACTTCTGAAGGCATAATAAATGGCGCAAATATTGATTACTATTTGTTAGAAAAATCAAGAGTCGTTAGTCAGtccgaagaagaaagaaattaCCATATATTTTACCAGTTTATCAAAGGGTTTGAGAAGTCAAAATTGAAGAGTTTTGGATTAGCCAATGACGTTAAAAGCTATAATTATTTAAGTGGTTCTAAAATTGACATTCCGAATACAGATGACGCcaaagatttcaatttcttagTGGATGCATTTACTACCATGGGGTTCACGGAAGCGGAAGtgtcaaatattttatctatacTAGCCATCATATTGCATCTCGGTAACTTGGAATTCAATTCATGGAAGGCAGAGCAGGCTAGCTTTAAGTCTGATGCTCCAAtcgatattattataaatctTTTAGGAATATCTAGACAAGACTTTTtggataatattttaagGCCCAAAGTTAAAGCAGGTAGAgaatttgttcaaaaatCTAAGAAAGCTCCAGAAGTTAAATATGCTGTTGATGCATTAGCCAAGCACTTATATGAGCGAGTTTTTCagtatattattgaaaggattaatgataatttgaagaacGAAACATATCAAGGGGTCTTAAACTTTATTGGGGTATTAGACATTGCAggttttgaaattttcaaacaaAATTCATTCGAACAATTATGTATCAATTATACTAATGAAAAGTTGCAGCAATATTTCAACCACCATTCGTTTATTTTAGAACAAAGTGAATACTTAAGGGAAGATATACAATGggaatttattgattttggtcAAGATTTACAGCCAACAATTGACTTGATTGAAACTAAGAATCCTATGGGtgttcttgaaattttgaatgaaGAATGTATGGTGCCAAAAGCAAATGACAGAACTTTCATTGAAAAGCTTGCCGCTAATTGGGGAAAGGGTCAAAGCAGtaaatttcaacaaaacaAGCTCAAGAATggttttattattcatcattatGCTGGTAAGGTTGAATATAACGTTGATAATTGGTTGCAGAAAAATAACGATCCTGTCAATGAAAACGTTCTAAAATTATTGCCTTTTTCAGAGAATCAATTCGTCAAGGATTTGTTTATGAATGACGAACATTTaatacaaaataataataagcGGAAGTTAAAGACTACGTCACAAAAGCACAAAGAACAGTTGTCAAGCTTGATGGATCAATTAAGTCGTACGGAACCTCATTTTGTAAGATGTATTTTGCCAAATCTCGAAAAGAAACCGAACAAGTTAGATAAGAATTTGGTTTTGCATCAATTGCGTTGTAACGGTGTACTAGAAGGAATTAGGATCACTAGAGCTGGTTATCCTAATAGAATGActtttgatgatttttGTCTGAGATACTCGATACTTAATAAAAAAGAAGTATTTActaaaaatacaaaaactAACAGTGAATTAATCTTGAAGCACATTCACTTAGACGTTGATAGTTATAAAGTAGGTATTacaaaaattttcttcaagaatgGCATTTTGGGcaaacttgaagaattgagaGATTTGAGTTTAAAGAGCACCTTTACAGATTTGCAAAGCTTGATAAGAGGTAATTCTACAAGAACTAGTATGAAATCTAAAATTTCGGAAATACAATCTTCTCAGCTTATAGCCAGAACCTTCAGAACAATGAATGAATCGTTAACTTCAAGTCCATGGATGGATTTGTTTATCCACATTAAGCCTCTCTTGGAAGATTCTGTTAAGGTACTTGACTCTAAGgaaatgaatgaaaatttgaaaaaggcTAATACTAAGTTGGAAGATACCATAAAATCTAAAGAAAAACTTGAGAGTGAAAATGAAAGGCTTCGTGATCAGATGAACAAGTTAGAAAATGAGATTATTGCAACAACTAGTATGGTTAAAGAGAGAGATTCCTTGGTAGAGAAGCTCAAAATTTTTGAGAAGGAGggtttgaagaatatatctGATTTGAAAGACAAAATTGGGAAGGCCAAGCAGGAAAATTCAAAGTTGTCTGATGATAAGTCAGTTTTAGAAAAGAAGCTTACAGAGTCATTTaacaaaataaaacaaaatgAATCGCAcgttaatgaattaaatgataagcattcgaatatttcatcCAAGGTAGCTGAAttagaatcaataattACGTTACATGAAGAGGAAAAACAGAAGCATACAAATCTAATTGCCAATCTCGAAAAGGAACACAGTTCTACTAGGGAATTGTCTGATTCGGAAACAAAAAAGTTACGTGAATCAaatcaacaattgaaaTCTGAGTTAGAAAGCATGGAACTTAAACACGGCGAGCTTGTTCCAAAACATGAAAATCTTACTAAGGAACTCGTGTCATTAAAGGATTCTATAGCTATCGATAAAAATTCAGGTacagagaaagaagaagaaatcaatgcATTAAGGTATAATGTTGAAGCAAGTGAGAAACAAATTATGGAATTAAAAAATCTGTTatcagaagaaaaaatgtACTCggataaaattaaaagtGAATTAGCGCAGGCCACTAGAGACTTGAAACTAAACGAAGATAAGTATAAAAAGTTAGAGAAAGAATCCAATCAATTAAAGCAAGAACTAATGAGCTCAAATGATACTGAAAGAAACCTCAAACAAAAGCATGCAAAGGAACTCATTGGCTTACAAGATGTAGCATTACTCAAAGAAAAGTTGGCAACAgcttcaaatgaaaatgtttCTATCACAAAATCTCTTGAATCTTTGAAAACAAACTACGAGACATCCAAAAAAGCGAATACCGAATATTCTAATCAGATTGCAACATTAAAACATAAACTTACAGAGTTGGAAGACGTTACCaaggaaaatgaaaaagaaaaggaaaacTTCCCACCTGAACCATCATTTAAAGGCGATTATGCTAACATGAAGcttaaattgaatgaaCACAGTGCAATGTTACggaaagaaaaatttgaaaataaaaaattgagCGAAgagttgaatattttaaagaCCAGAAAGTCCTTTGAAGAGTCTAGAAATGAAGCAACACTCAATAGAAGGTCATTGGCTATAGGGGAAGGCATTTCATTGGGATCTGGGGTGGATAACctaaatgaagaaattgaaggtttgaaattaaaattagaaCAAGAGGAAGCTAATTCACAAAGGGCAGAAAACTATGCAATCGAActtcaaaagaaattgaataaattgcaATCCACCAGAGGAATAAATAGCTGGACTGATtatgaaaagaaatatagAGATTCTCAAGTTAGAGTTACAGAActtgaaaagaaatttcaagatattttaaCCACGGATGAAACTGTGTCCATTCCATCACCACTCTCTAAAAGTGAAAATCTCAGCAGGAGTAGCATGACTTTATCTAGTTCAAACCAGGACTTCGTCAAGATATACCAGGACATCACCAGAACTTTAAAGTCCACCAGAGAAGAATTAACTGTTGCTAAAAGTGAAATTTTGAGgttgaaatcattattgaGAGAATCAGAGGATGAGTTATATGATGCTAAACGTCTGTCATTTAGATCTTCGGTTTCAAATTATGAGGAAGAGCTTGCACAATTGAAAGTCAGAAGTGATAGTCTATACTCTCAAAACTCTGAAATAAATCGGAGTCTCGAATTATATAAGAAGAGGTCTGATGAATATTACAGAAAACTCGAGCTTGCTGAATCTGCAGTTCAAATTTCGAAGAGACATGAGCAAGCTGCATCCCGTGAGTtgattgaaattaaaaatcaattaaagtTAACACGAGAAGAATCCAGGGCTAGCCAAATTATGATTAAGGAGATTAGAAATGAGAATTCTCTGttagaagaaagaattaatgataagaattttgaattgcaaaaattacaaaatcGGATGAGCGTAGTAAATGATAAACTAAACTATCATAACAAAAATTATGGAAATAAGGAATTAAATGAGAAATATAAGGAGGAGATTAGAAACCTCCACAAAGACTTAAATTTTAAGATGGAGACTGAAACAAATTTAGttaaagaaaacaaaaagcTTCAACTTGATTATGAAGACTTAATTGCAGAAAAAGATTCTCTTGATAAAGAGTTAGCTATGAAATTGGCTAAATTAAGTGAATTCGAATATTTGTCCTCCGatctttcaaagaaattgagaGTTTTAGACAATGAAAAAGTGATCCATGAaagaaaaatcaataatttatccaaaCAAGTCACTTCGTTAAAAGAACTTGTTACGGAAACCACGAGTCAAAGAGATGAATTGCtagaaacaaaagaaaCACTCGAGGAACAAATCATACAGttgaatcaaaaattagATGATAATGCAGCACAAATACAGCAATACGAATCCGATATGAATATTCTTCGAGACCACTTGGAGAATCAAAGAGAAGCATCTACCACAATGAGGTCTGAACTAAACGAATCTAAAATTCTAAGTAGAGGCGATATTCAGGACTATCAAAGGGTTAAAAAGGAAGTTTTGGTTACAACTGAAGAGAACGattcattgaaaaaagTTAATAAAGAGCTCAATAACAAAGTACATATCCTCGAGGAAAAATTGTACGGTAATGAACAGTTGAAATACTGGGAAGCAAAGGTAAATGACTTGTCGAGAGACTTGGATATATCCCATAATGACAATTATAATGCCTCCAAGACTATTAAGAGTTTGGAAAGAGAACTCAAGAAGCTTGAAATTAGAGTTGATAATGAATCTCAATTAaccaagaaatataatgatgaaaactTTGATTACCAAAATAAAGTTAGCCATTATAAAAGTACGATTGACATTTTACATAATGAAGGCATGgaaaaagatttattacTAAAGGCTAGCGAAAGAGAAAACTTGGAAATGAAGGAGAACATGTTAATGTTAGAAAGAGAAGTTTTAAGTCTAAAGGAAAAGTTTGGAATCAATGTTTAA
- a CDS encoding DEHA2E19206p (similar to uniprot|P11914 Saccharomyces cerevisiae YHR024C MAS2 Larger subunit of the mitochondrial processing protease essential processing enzyme that cleaves the N-terminal targeting sequences from mitochondrially imported proteins), with translation MLSKRVCIPRITQALKRNYASSSVAAFANPNIEMTTLQNGLRIVTDSTPGHFSALGAYVDAGSRFENPEKPGLSHIFDRLAWKSTDQYTGIEMMENLSKLGGNYMCSAQRESMIYQASVFNKDVDKMFDCIAQTIRAPRITDQELVETLQTADYEVSEIALKHDMFLPEVLHCAAYSNNTLGLPLFCPPERIPMISKDEVLNYHKTFYQPQNIVVAMVGVRHDHAVRLAQSQFGDWKSSSLQRPDLGTVNYTGGEIALPHQPPLAGNLPELYHMQIGFETTGLLNDDLYALATLQKLLGGGSSFSAGGPGKGMFSRLYTRVLNQYAFVENCMSFNHAYINSGLFGITISCSPNAAHVMSQIICFELSKLLEKDPSEGGLTDREVKRAKNQLISSLLMNVESKLAALEDLGRQIQCQGKLTTIDEMIDKIEKITVEDLRKVAEKILTGNVVTKGVSSGKPSVVMQGDRAAFGDVEFVLRHFGLGKFDGPPLTEPRDFSSGLGNKISKWF, from the coding sequence ATGCTAAGCAAGAGGGTATGCATCCCAAGAATAACGCAAGCCCTAAAAAGGAATTATGCTTCGTCATCAGTAGCTGCATTTGCTAATCCAAACATTGAAATGACTACCTTACAAAATGGATTAAGAATAGTAACTGACAGTACACCGGGCCATTTCAGTGCTTTAGGTGCCTACGTTGATGCTGGATCAAGATTCGAAAACCCAGAAAAGCCGGGGCTTTCTCATATTTTTGATAGATTAGCATGGAAGTCTACGGATCAATATACCGGGATCGAAATGATGGAGAACTTATCGAAGTTAGGCGGTAATTATATGTGTTCAGCACAAAGAGAATCCATGATTTATCAGGCTTCCGTTTTTAACAAGGATGTGGACAAAATGTTTGATTGTATTGCTCAAACCATTCGGGCACCAAGAATCACTGACCAGGAACTTGTAGAAACCTTGCAAACCGCAGATTATGAAGTTAGTGAAATTGCTTTAAAACATGACATGTTTTTACCTGAAGTGTTACATTGTGCAGCATATTCGAATAATACTTTGGGATTGCCGTTATTCTGTCCACCAGAGAGAATTCCAATGATATCGAAGGATGAAGTATTGAACTATCATAAAACCTTTTATCAACCACAAAATATTGTGGTTGCGATGGTTGGTGTTCGTCATGATCATGCAGTCAGGTTAGCTCAATCGCAATTCGGAGATTGGAAATCATCATCCTTACAAAGACCAGATTTGGGTACCGTGAACTATACGGGGGGAGAGATAGCATTGCCTCACCAACCTCCACTTGCAGGTAATTTACCAGAACTTTACCACATGCAAATCGGGTTTGAAACTACTGGCttattaaatgatgatttatatGCGTTAGCTACGTTACAGAAGTTATTAGGCGGTGGTTCCTCATTTTCGGCAGGCGGGCCCGGTAAAGGAATGTTTTCAAGATTATATACCAGAGTTTTAAATCAGTATgcatttgttgaaaattgCATGAGTTTCAATCATGCATATATAAACTCTGGTTTGTTTGGCATTACAATATCGTGTTCACCTAATGCAGCTCATGTAATGTCACAGATAATTTGTTTCGAACTTTCTAAGCTTTTAGAGAAGGATCCCTCTGAAGGAGGACTCACTGATAGAGAAGTTAAGAGAGCTAAAAACCAGTTAATCAGttcattattgatgaatgtTGAAAGTAAGCTTGCTGCCTTAGAGGATTTAGGTAGACAAATCCAGTGTCAAGGCAAATTGACTACAATAGATGAAAtgattgataaaattgagAAAATAACTGTTGAGGACTTGAGAAAAGTTGCAGAAAAGATTTTAACAGGTAATGTTGTTACCAAGGGTGTAAGCTCTGGTAAGCCATCAGTAGTAATGCAAGGTGATAGAGCAGCATTCGGTGACGTTGAATTTGTTCTTCGTCATTTTGGTTTAGGGAAGTTTGATGGACCTCCGTTGACAGAACCGAGAGATTTCTCCAGCGGTCTTGGCAATAAGATAAGTAAGTGGTTTTAA